The Medicago truncatula cultivar Jemalong A17 chromosome 4, MtrunA17r5.0-ANR, whole genome shotgun sequence genome includes a region encoding these proteins:
- the LOC25493045 gene encoding peroxidase 19 isoform X2 gives MIEVEQLVGSVTSQQFKQSPVSGPATIRLLFHDCFVEGCDASILIASKPGSKELAEKDAEDNKDLRMEGFETIRKAKEVVEKKCPTVVSCADILAIAARDFVHLAGGPYYQVKKGRWDGKISMASRVGSNIPRANSTVDELIKIFNSKGLTIQDMVALSGAHTIGFAHCKNFLTRLYNYRGKGQPDPDMNPKLLKALRMYCPNFGGNTDIVAPFDATTPFIFDHAYYGNLQNKMGLLASDQALALDPRTKSLVQDFAKDKQKFFQAFASAMDKMSLVKVVRGKKHGERRRDCSMHM, from the exons ATGATTGAG GTTGAACAGCTTGTTGGTTCAGTCACCTCTCAACAATTCAAACAATCACCTGTTTCTGGACCTGCCACCATTCGTCTCCTCTTCCATGACTGCTTTGTAGAA GGTTGTGATGCATCAATTTTAATAGCATCAAAGCCAGGGAGCAAGGAGTTGGCAGAGAAAGATGCAGAGGATAATAAAGATTTGAGGATGGAGGGTTTTGAGACTATAAGGAAGGCAAAAGAAGTGGTGGAGAAAAAGTGTCCTACTGTGGTGTCCTGTGCAGATATTCTTGCAATTGCAGCAAGAGATTTTGTGCACTTA GCAGGGGGACCCTATTATCAAGTGAAGAAGGGAAGATGGGATGGAAAGATATCAATGGCATCAAGGGTAGGGTCAAACATCCCCCGTGCAAACTCAACCGTTGATGAGCTCATCAAAATCTTCAATTCAAAAGGCTTAACCATACAGGACATGGTTGCTCTTTCTGGTGCCCACACAATTGGATTTGCTCATTGCAAGAACTTTTTAACCCGCCTCTACAATTACCGAGGCAAGGGTCAACCCGATCCGGATATGAATCCTAAACTATTGAAAGCTCTTAGGATGTACTGCCCAAATTTTGGTGGAAACACAGACATTGTTGCCCCATTTGATGCAACTACTCCTTTCATATTTGACCATGCATATTATGGTAACTTGCAGAACAAGATGGGGTTGCTAGCATCTGACCAAGCTTTGGCTTTGGATCCACGAACCAAGTCACTGGTTCAAGATTTTGCAAAGgataaacaaaagttttttcAAGCTTTTGCATCTGCTATGGACAAAATGAGTTTAGTGAAAGTTGTGAGAGGAAAAAAGCATGGGGAGAGAAGGAGAGATTGTAGCATGCATATGTGA
- the LOC25493045 gene encoding peroxidase 19 isoform X1 — MSVTSSSLFVFTFSLFVFFILNETSSCLAMLSSKTTRIPRQLRVDYYAKSCPQVEQLVGSVTSQQFKQSPVSGPATIRLLFHDCFVEGCDASILIASKPGSKELAEKDAEDNKDLRMEGFETIRKAKEVVEKKCPTVVSCADILAIAARDFVHLAGGPYYQVKKGRWDGKISMASRVGSNIPRANSTVDELIKIFNSKGLTIQDMVALSGAHTIGFAHCKNFLTRLYNYRGKGQPDPDMNPKLLKALRMYCPNFGGNTDIVAPFDATTPFIFDHAYYGNLQNKMGLLASDQALALDPRTKSLVQDFAKDKQKFFQAFASAMDKMSLVKVVRGKKHGERRRDCSMHM; from the exons ATGTCTGTGACTTCATCTTCTTTAtttgttttcactttttctttgtttgttttcttcattttgaatGAAACTTCATCATGCTTAGCAATGCTTAGTAGCAAGACTACACGCATTCCTCGCCAGCTTAGAGTTGATTACTACGCCAAATCTTGTCCACAGGTTGAACAGCTTGTTGGTTCAGTCACCTCTCAACAATTCAAACAATCACCTGTTTCTGGACCTGCCACCATTCGTCTCCTCTTCCATGACTGCTTTGTAGAA GGTTGTGATGCATCAATTTTAATAGCATCAAAGCCAGGGAGCAAGGAGTTGGCAGAGAAAGATGCAGAGGATAATAAAGATTTGAGGATGGAGGGTTTTGAGACTATAAGGAAGGCAAAAGAAGTGGTGGAGAAAAAGTGTCCTACTGTGGTGTCCTGTGCAGATATTCTTGCAATTGCAGCAAGAGATTTTGTGCACTTA GCAGGGGGACCCTATTATCAAGTGAAGAAGGGAAGATGGGATGGAAAGATATCAATGGCATCAAGGGTAGGGTCAAACATCCCCCGTGCAAACTCAACCGTTGATGAGCTCATCAAAATCTTCAATTCAAAAGGCTTAACCATACAGGACATGGTTGCTCTTTCTGGTGCCCACACAATTGGATTTGCTCATTGCAAGAACTTTTTAACCCGCCTCTACAATTACCGAGGCAAGGGTCAACCCGATCCGGATATGAATCCTAAACTATTGAAAGCTCTTAGGATGTACTGCCCAAATTTTGGTGGAAACACAGACATTGTTGCCCCATTTGATGCAACTACTCCTTTCATATTTGACCATGCATATTATGGTAACTTGCAGAACAAGATGGGGTTGCTAGCATCTGACCAAGCTTTGGCTTTGGATCCACGAACCAAGTCACTGGTTCAAGATTTTGCAAAGgataaacaaaagttttttcAAGCTTTTGCATCTGCTATGGACAAAATGAGTTTAGTGAAAGTTGTGAGAGGAAAAAAGCATGGGGAGAGAAGGAGAGATTGTAGCATGCATATGTGA
- the LOC25493046 gene encoding negative regulator of systemic acquired resistance SNI1 isoform X2, producing the protein MENPNRARIEDDMLLTMFDPFDASKDATQDTIDERLAFLDAVHASSIGLECGKPPSSKILGAVFHMLRTEKSLQLIVASYKLLVDLEKHFPRAYLSGKDDSLSSSNSPPKLVVAEEAWSPLIIGLDNAAGVGGASDKQSGGPLDPSSFHLLIEELAKTLADSNIKATSMKYLQSLLLFQYLVIVLEGDFLPRNATMNWSLQRESLLNMLLGSRKMNYKSLMKYCMEVICLLCQLLENDLSKNVEVEKSSESDTGDIALSLALLEVLKNTRASIEKLLVMIMALDNSKKKADIEGNTSRSDGPRTPLVDIILDELAYCKDNIPLFLKAFSEPKWKLEIVVQYLWKYITKPSARTRRSNGVNEDTTFDGALKCFSNNTGTKSIIKKIGADVVQLLLAHGFQAQLSILSERNTNDNIGGDRNEGASALVDLCEAFISAFDSLISTDGDLEILSIGKEALFTAATVISIKS; encoded by the exons ATGGAGAACCCTAACAGAGCAAGGATCGAAGACGACATGCTTCTCACTATGTTTGATCCCTTTGATGCTTCTAAGGATGCTACTCAAGATACAATTGACGAAC GACTTGCTTTTTTGGATGCTGTTCATGCTTCTTCGATTGGGCTTGAATGTGGAAAACCACCGTCTTC AAAAATACTTGGGGCAGTCTTCCATATGCTGAGGACTGAGAAATCATTACAGTTGATTGTGGCAAGTTATAAGCTTCTGGTTGATTTGGAAAAG CACTTCCCTCGAGCGTATTTATCCGGCAAGGATGATTCCCTATCATCGTCTAACTCTCCACCAAAATTGGTTGTAGCTGAAGAG GCATGGTCTCCTCTTATTATTGGTTTGGATAATGCTGCTGGTGTTGGTGGAGCAAGTGACAAACAGTCCGGTGGACCTCTCGACCCCTCT AGCTTTCATCTCCTGATTGAAGAGCTCGCTAAAACTTTAGCTGATTCCAACATTAAAGCAACAAGCATGAAG TACCTGCAGAGCTTGTTACTCTTTCAATATCTCGTCATTGTGCTTGAAGGCGATTTTCTTCCTCGTAATG CCACCATGAACTGGAGCTTGCAAAGGGAGTCTTTGCTCAACATGTTACTG GGATCTAGGAAAATGAACTATAAAAGCTTGATGAAATATTGTATGGAAGTTATCTGTCTACTATGTCAACTTCTTGAAAATGATCTTAGTAAAAATGTAGAGGTTGAAAAGAGTTCCGAATCCGATACTGGCGATATTGCATTATCTCTTGCTTTACTTGAAGTATTAAAGAACACGCGTGCCTCTATAGAGAAACTTTTGGTGATG ATTATGGCCCTTGATAATTCTAAGAAGAAAGCAGATATTGAAGGCAATACTTCAAGATCAGATGGTCCAAG AACACCTTTGGTGGACATAATTCTGGATGAACTGGCTTACTGCAAAGATAATATCCCCCTTTTTCTTAAG GCCTTTAGTGAGCCTAAATGGAAGCTGGAAATAGTTGTGCAGTATCTTTGGAAATACATAACTAAG CCTTCTGCTCGCACTCGTCGATCAAATGGTGTCAATGAAGATACAACATTTGATGGAGCTTTGAAATGCTTTTCAAATAACACTGGAACTAAGAGCATAATAAAGAAAATCGGTGCAGATGTAGTTCAGTTGCTTTTGGCTCATG GTTTTCAGGCTCAATTGTCAATATTGTCAGAAAGAAATACAAATGACAACATTGGTGGAGACAGAAACGAAGGGGCCAGTGCTCTTGTAGATTTGTGCGAGGCGTTTATATCTGCTTTTGACAGTTTGATAAGCACAGATGG GGATTTGGAGATACTGTCCATTGGGAAAGAGGCACTATTTACTGCAGCAACTGTTATCTCCATAAAGTCATAG
- the LOC25493046 gene encoding negative regulator of systemic acquired resistance SNI1 isoform X1, with protein sequence MENPNRARIEDDMLLTMFDPFDASKDATQDTIDERLAFLDAVHASSIGLECGKPPSSKILGAVFHMLRTEKSLQLIVASYKLLVDLEKHFPRAYLSGKDDSLSSSNSPPKLVVAEEAWSPLIIGLDNAAGVGGASDKQSGGPLDPSSFHLLIEELAKTLADSNIKATSMKYLQSLLLFQYLVIVLEGDFLPRNATMNWSLQRESLLNMLLGSRKMNYKSLMKYCMEVICLLCQLLENDLSKNVEVEKSSESDTGDIALSLALLEVLKNTRASIEKLLVMIMALDNSKKKADIEGNTSRSDGPRTPLVDIILDELAYCKDNIPLFLKAFSEPKWKLEIVVQYLWKYITKPSARTRRSNGVNEDTTFDGALKCFSNNTGTKSIIKKIGADVVQLLLAHGFQAQLSILSERNTNDNIGGDRNEGASALVDLCEAFISAFDSLISTDGDLEILSIGKEALFTAATVISIKS encoded by the exons ATGGAGAACCCTAACAGAGCAAGGATCGAAGACGACATGCTTCTCACTATGTTTGATCCCTTTGATGCTTCTAAGGATGCTACTCAAGATACAATTGACGAAC GACTTGCTTTTTTGGATGCTGTTCATGCTTCTTCGATTGGGCTTGAATGTGGAAAACCACCGTCTTC AAAAATACTTGGGGCAGTCTTCCATATGCTGAGGACTGAGAAATCATTACAGTTGATTGTGGCAAGTTATAAGCTTCTGGTTGATTTGGAAAAG CACTTCCCTCGAGCGTATTTATCCGGCAAGGATGATTCCCTATCATCGTCTAACTCTCCACCAAAATTGGTTGTAGCTGAAGAG GCATGGTCTCCTCTTATTATTGGTTTGGATAATGCTGCTGGTGTTGGTGGAGCAAGTGACAAACAGTCCGGTGGACCTCTCGACCCCTCT AGCTTTCATCTCCTGATTGAAGAGCTCGCTAAAACTTTAGCTGATTCCAACATTAAAGCAACAAGCATGAAG TACCTGCAGAGCTTGTTACTCTTTCAATATCTCGTCATTGTGCTTGAAGGCGATTTTCTTCCTCGTAATG CCACCATGAACTGGAGCTTGCAAAGGGAGTCTTTGCTCAACATGTTACTG GGATCTAGGAAAATGAACTATAAAAGCTTGATGAAATATTGTATGGAAGTTATCTGTCTACTATGTCAACTTCTTGAAAATGATCTTAGTAAAAATGTAGAGGTTGAAAAGAGTTCCGAATCCGATACTGGCGATATTGCATTATCTCTTGCTTTACTTGAAGTATTAAAGAACACGCGTGCCTCTATAGAGAAACTTTTGGTGATG ATTATGGCCCTTGATAATTCTAAGAAGAAAGCAGATATTGAAGGCAATACTTCAAGATCAGATGGTCCAAG AACACCTTTGGTGGACATAATTCTGGATGAACTGGCTTACTGCAAAGATAATATCCCCCTTTTTCTTAAG GCCTTTAGTGAGCCTAAATGGAAGCTGGAAATAGTTGTGCAGTATCTTTGGAAATACATAACTAAG CCTTCTGCTCGCACTCGTCGATCAAATGGTGTCAATGAAGATACAACATTTGATGGAGCTTTGAAATGCTTTTCAAATAACACTGGAACTAAGAGCATAATAAAGAAAATCGGTGCAGATGTAGTTCAGTTGCTTTTGGCTCATGGTTTTCAG GCTCAATTGTCAATATTGTCAGAAAGAAATACAAATGACAACATTGGTGGAGACAGAAACGAAGGGGCCAGTGCTCTTGTAGATTTGTGCGAGGCGTTTATATCTGCTTTTGACAGTTTGATAAGCACAGATGG GGATTTGGAGATACTGTCCATTGGGAAAGAGGCACTATTTACTGCAGCAACTGTTATCTCCATAAAGTCATAG